The window TAATCGTTCAAATCGCATGCGCTCCACAAAATCTACCATTTCTTCAAATTCTGCCTCTCCTTCTCCGGGGTGCCCGGTGATAAGCGTGGTCCTAATCGCAATGTCAGGGATTTTACTTCGGATTTCATTGATCAAGGCCTCCTGTTTTTCACGTGTAGTGCCCCTTCTCATCGTTTTTAACACCTCGGTAGATCCATGCTGCAAAGGAATATCCAGATAATTGCAAATATTGTCCCTTTCTGACATTACTTCCAAAACATCCATGGGAAAGCCTGTCGGGTAAGCATAATGCAACCTTATCCATTCCAACCCTTCTACATCCGAAAGGGCGCGCAATAGATCTGCAAGTCTTCTTTTTTTGTAAAGATCCAAACCATAATAGGTAGAATCTTGAGCGATCAATAGTATCTCCTTTGTTCCTCCGGCCACTTTGTGCTTGGCCTCTTTTACCAATTCTTCAATTGGGCGAGAAACGTGTCCACCTCTCATAAGGGGAATGGCACAAAAAGAACATGGCCTGTCACAACCTTCTGAGATTTTCATGTAGGCGTAATGCGAAGCGTGGCTTAGCAACCGCTCCCCCACCAACTCATGCTTATAATCAGCCTTAAATTTCTTTAATAATGCAGGGAGTTCTCTGGTTCCAAAAAAGGCATCGACCTGAGGAATTTCAACTTCCAAATCATCCTTATACCGCTGAGAAAGGCATCCTGTTACATAAACTTTATCCACCAAACCCTGATCCTTTGCAGTAGCATATTCTAAAATTGTATTGATAGATTCCTGCTTCGCATTGTCTATAAATCCACAAGTATTGATGATCACTATATTATTGTCCTCAGCACTTGATTCATGCCTGGCATCAATACCATTTCCTTTCAGTTGGCTTAATAGCACTTCAGAATCCACGAGGTTTTTGGAACAACCCATGGTGATGATATTGACTTTATCTTTTTTTAAGGTTCTTGCTTTCATATCTTCCTGCAAAAGTACAAAATTACCCTGACAACCATTCTATACATCTCCCCTTTAGCGAAATGTTATTTAATTATTAAAGACTGCGTTATTATGTAAAGAATCCTTAACCTTCAAAAGACTATTATAATTCAGGAAAAGCCTAATTTTGAATCAGTAATACAGCGACAATTTTTTTATTACTCCTTGTAATTTTTTAAAAGGCCACGATCCATATCGAGGCCTTTTTCTTTTTGTCCCAAAAGTCCCTCTGAGAAATCTAATTTCCCATCACCTAGAATCCGTGAATATTTCAGGTTTTATGAAGGACGACCCGGATATTAAAATTAGCCGAGTAAACCTGATTGGTTTTATTTTAATAAGAACCAAATGATTAACGAAATAGCCTGGGGATTTTAGGTACTACCCAGCCGAAATATTAATTTAAATACCCGATATTTACTGCAACTATTATTAATTAATTACAATGGCCGGACAGGTAGATAGAAAACAAACAATAAAAGAAGAGTTTGCCAATACCCTCACCCACCTGATTGGTATTCTTTTTAGTATTGTGGCCATATCTCTTCTGGTGGTTTTTTCTGTTTTAAACGGCACTGCCTTGCATGTGGTCAGTTGCTGTATCTTTGGCGCCACCATGTTATTGCTTTATACTTCCTCTACTCTCTATCATGCCATTCAATCCAAACAACTAAAGCCCCTTTTGCGCAGTATTGATCATATCAGTATTTACTTTCTGATTTCCGGCACCTATACCCCCTTTTTATTGATAGGATTGGGTGGCACCTTGGGATGGGTCTATTTCGGAATCGTGTGGACCATCACCCTATTGGGATTGGTATTTAAAATATTTTTTATTGGGAGGTTTGAAAAACTATCCCTCATATTGTACTTATGCATGGGCTGGATGGCGCTGCTTCTTATAAAGCCATTGGTGTCCAACCTTAGTACAGAAATCATTTACCTGATTGCAGCTGGTGGTTTGTCATATACCATAGGCACTGTTTTTTATGCCAATAAAAAAATGCTTTATGCCCATGCCATCTGGCATGTTTTTGTCTTTGTTGGGACGAGTTTACATTTTATAGCCATTCTGTTTATGATTACCTGATGGATTCCTCGAAGACTTGTACTATAAACGCGTAGATTCATCTCGAAATTAATTCCGAAACCAACCAAAGTCGGCCCATGGGTATTCGGTGAAATTTTATTCTCTATTCAGTTATGCTATCAATCCTTCCATTGAATAGTCCGATAAAAAAATCCATTAAGCAATTCTTTCAACTAATTACTTTTTATACTATTTAAGTATGGATAAAACTTATACTTACCTTCCCTGAAATATACCTATTTTGCTGCAGCCTTAAACATGATTCAGCTACTCTCAAAAATAAAATAAATGCTGAATTATGTATTTTAGCTATGGTACTAAACAATGATATAGGTCCTCCTATAATTTTTCATGACCTCGACCCTATTTTTAAATCAATTCTTGGTATATAGCTATAATGGAATAATGACCTATGATTTTTATGGTAAATTGTGATCCCAAGTAAAACTTAATAATTTAAAGGTTGCTGTTAATACATCCAATGGATTTCTCAACTATTTATTAAAGTGGGAGAAAGGTACTTAGGGTCCAATCAAAAATCTCCTTATTATTGTCTATTTTCCCGGGTATTATCCTTGAGATCAAATTTTATTAACAAAGACTAAAAGTGCTGATGAAAATGTTTCATTCAGAGAAAAAGTGAATATAAAATGCCCAATCTGGTTACATGTGCTCAATAAAAATTATGAAAAAATAGCAGATTTACCTTCTCCGGATGGTATTGATTTTAGCCTGACGTAAGTTTAAGATGGCTCTACCTAGGCAATGGATAGTAAAGACCTTGGTATAGAACTGGATTATTTCACTTTTTTTAAGCTTGACTTGGCAATAGAAGACCAATAGGATATTATCATCTAACGCTTATTATAAACTTCATAAAGTTTACAGTCAACGGATTAGAAATGGTCATTAATATGTAACAAAGGTCACTGTCTTTGGCCCGATCTATGTGTAGTTTTAAAATCGAACCAATAAAATGATTTAGCTATGAAATATTATATAAATAAAACACTCGAAGCACAATCTTTTTCAGGCGTAAAAGACAAGGTAACTGAAGCCCTAAAAGAGCAAGGGTTTGGTGTGCTTACGGAAATAGATATTCAAGCCACCATGAAAAAGAAATTGGACAAGGATTATTTACCTACCCTAATATTGGGCGCTTGTAATCCTGGGTTTGCAGACAAGGTGTTGACCATAGACCCAAATATGTCGGCCACGTTGCCTTGTAATGTCACAATCAGGGAGCTAGAAAACGGTAAAGTCGAGGTCTCTGCCATCGATCCTGAGGCCGCCATGGTTCCGGTAGGAAAAGAGGAAATCAAACCTCTGGCCAAAGAGGTAAAAGAAAAGTTGGCTAAAGCTATTGAAACTATAAAATAATAAAGAAGGAGATTTCTAAAATCAGAAATCTCCTTCTTTTTCTCTTTAAATGGTCATTTATTTTTCAAAAACCAAAGCCTCAGGATTAGCGCCCAAGTCTTTCAACGCTCCATTTACTGCTTTTATAAATCCCTCAGGACCACATACGTAAAAGTTCTGGTGCTTGAAATCGTTTATATTCTCCTTAAGGTATTCCTTGTCAATTCTTCCTTGATCGTATGCAGTATCTTTCTGATTCTCAATGATATTTTGAAATTTATGACCTAAAATGGTCTTCAATTCTTCAAAAAGTATGATGTCATCATTGGTTTTATTAGCAAAAATCAGCTGATTGTTACCTATTTCGTTTTTTTGACGCAAGTCTCGTAGAATTGAAATAAAAGGAGTAATTCCTGCACCTCCTGCTAAAAACACACCTTCACCTTTGTATGAGATGGCACCCCAAGCATCTCCTATTTCAACTTTATCACCTACCTGTACATTTCCTAATCTTTTGGTTACCCCTTCATGGTCCTCGTAAGTTTTAATGGTAAACTCCAAAAAATCATCTTTAGGAAGGCTTGTTAAGGAAAACGGTCGTTTTACATTCTCCCACCCTTCTTTCAGTAAACTTAATTCTGTGGCTTGTCCAGGTACAAAAGTATACCCTTTCGGCTTTTCAATTTTAAAAGCATAGGTATCATGCGTAACTACACTTTTATCTAAGATTTTTAATTGATAGCTTTCCATAGGATTTTGGGTTTTATAATTATACAACTATAAAACATACCACAAACTTTAAACCATAAATTAATTTAGTAGCTTATTAACATTATTTTGTTAAAATTTAATTTTCGAATAGGTCCCACTAAAAAGACCAAGAAAGCTTTGAAATTGTATTGGTTGAAATTTAAAAATAGTTTATGACAAGATTCTAGCTCTGGGTAAACTTGAAGTTTTGTGCGAAAAATTTTTTCCTGCAACATTCTATTCGTATTAATTGTGAATGTCTCCCTAAGCCTTTACTTTAAAGAAAAATATAAATCACAAATGACCAATCTTTATACATCTTTCCTCCCTTGGTTTATTGTTCTATCTTCATTTGTCATTAACACGACAGGCCAACCTAAACTTAAAGATTTTCGGCAAGCTTTTGAAGGTTTAAATCAGCAACCTTCCTCCTTTTTAGCAAAAAATAATATTTCTTACAAGGCCAAAGGAGGGCATCTTCAAGGCATTCAATTGTACAAAGAACATTCAATTTATCTAAGTGGAAGTTCCGACAAACTAAGTTATATGGTAAAAATACACCTTGGTGATCAACCGAAGGTAGTGGCAATTGACACCTTAATGCACTCTCCGCTTCGCCATGCCGGGGGCTTTCAAATATTTGATCAATTTCTGGCTGTAGGCATTGAAGACAATAAAGAAAGAAACCTTGCCTACCTACAGGTCTATAACTTAGAAGCTGAAACCCCTTTTGACAATCCCATTTATACTGTAGAACGAAAAGGAGATTATGAGCGGGTCACTGCCGGAGCAGTTGGCATAACTGCTTATCAGGGTGAAATTTTAATTTTGGTTGCCAATTGGGACAGTCGGGTGCTGGACTTTTACTCATGTCCAGCAGAGGATTTTTATGCCGGAAAAGGAGATTTAAGACTGAAAAATTCCATAGAGGTCAAAAAACTATCTACTGCCGACTGGTCAGACCCTAAATGGGAGTCCTATCAAAATCTGAATTTATTTTCCGACAGGAATGAGCAACTGTTTGTCGTTGGTACAGCAAAAAATGAGGATGGAGGACAGGTAGCAGACTTGTTTAAGCTACATTTGAAACCCTCTACCCCAAAAATCACAAAAATAAGCTCCAAAATATTTCACCCCTCTGAAGGTGTAGATTTTAAAGCTACTGCGGGATTAAATATCTCAACTTCCGGAACATTAATATTAGCCGCTGCACCTTATCAATTGGAAAAAAGCACCACGATTGATATATTCACAAACGAGCCGGTAAAATTTCCAACTTGGAAAAAAACGGAAGAATGGGCTTCACCTGATGCCCGACAAGCAGCGGCCTCCACTGAACAACATATATTTGCCATTAACAATCATTCCATAAGCAAATATGACAGGGTTTCAGGGGGATTGGTAGCCACAAAAAACTATCCAAATACCAAACATTTAAATAGTGGATTTTTTGACAACGAGCTACTCTATTGCGCCCACTCAAACTATCCAAACAAGCCGGATAGCAGTAGCATTCGAATAATTAATCCTCAAAACTTAAGCTTGATAAAGGCAATTAATTTAGGAGAGTCTGAAGGAAGCCTTACATGGGTTGTGAAAAAACAAGCCCTATGGTATGCCCTTTTTGCCTATTATGGTCAGGACAATCACCTCACTTACTTGGCAAGTATGAATAAAGATTGGGAGGTGGTAGATAAATGGACATTTCCTGAAGAAATTATTGATGAGATGGGCAGGATGAGTATATCAGGCGGAGTTCCCTGGGGAAAAGGCTTTTTGGTTACCGGTCACGATGAAAAGATACTCTATTATGTAACTTTGCCTAAAGCAGGTAAAATTCTAAATTTAATGGAACAATATAACGCTCCCTTTACAGGTCAAGGTATCGCATTGGATCCACTAACAGGAGGACTAGTAGGTATAAACAGAGCGGAAAAAGCCTTGATTTCATCCCAGTTTTTACCCTAATCATTCACCTACAGCCTTAACATAATCAATAACCCATTTAAACCCTCTACTTGGTGTATAGACCATTTGGAGCATCATTGGAATGTGCCTTTTATTCTTCTGTATTTTGAAATTAGGTTCAGAAACAAATTTCTTGTATTCTTTCATAAACCTATCTGTACCTACTAAAATACTCTCATAGGTTTTTCCTCCCATCATGAAAAACATTGGAGGCATATCTTTATGTAAAAAGTAGATTGGAGAAGTGTCTTTCCACACCTGTGGAGCGTCAGTAAATGTTTTTAAATGAGAAGTACCCGGGGCATAATTTTTCTCTTTAAGGTAATGGTACATGTCAAGACCTGCTGCATCATTTAAAACGGCGGCAGCAATAGGGCTATCCACCCCAAGACTATCGAAGTACTCCTCTCGAATAGAAATCAGGCTCGCCAAGTGCCCTCCGGCAGAATGTCCGGACACTACTATTTTTCCCGGATCTCCACCATAATCAGCAATATTTTCATCCACCCAATTCAATGCCTTGGCAGAAGCCTTTGCCATGCTGTGAATTTTATACTCCGGGCTCAAGGGATAATCAATAATTACAGCAACTATGTTTCTTCGGGCCCACCTCCTACCAACCAAACTGTATTTCTCCTTGGATCCTGACCTCCAGCTACCTCCATGAATAAAAACCAACACAGGAAGGGCTTCTTTAATTTTTTTTGGTCGGAAAATGTTCAAGCTTTTTTCGGGTAATTCACCCAAGTAACCCTCCTCCATATAGGTTACATTTTCTGTTACAGTAATTCCCCTTAAGGAACAAGATCCACACCAAGCCAAGAGGAAAACAAAAATAAAAAATCGCATCATATTGTACTTTTTTCCAATATACGTGAAAACTACTATTGCAGACCATTCTTAGCATCCAAGGAAATATTAATAGTGGTTTTTTATCGAGTTTCTTCCAATAAATGATATCTATTCTTCCTAGTTAATTATTTTCGTATCCTAATTCATGATTGATAAAAATGAAGGAAAATTCTCCAATAAAATTTTTAGACTTAAAAGCCATTAATCAGGCATTTGAACCTGAACTCTCCGAAACTATATTACAAATAAGCCGGAGTGGTCAATATGTCAATGGGGAAATTTCTGCAAAATTTGAAAAAAATTTTGCAGATTATATTGGTACACAACATTGTATAAGTCTAGGAAATGGCACCAACGCATTAGAACTTATTCTGCGGGCTTATCTTATCTTGGGTCATTTAAAGGAGGGAGATGAAGTTCTGGTTCCTGCCAATACTTTCTTTGCGACTTTTCTTGCCATTTCAAACCAAAGGCTAATACCCGTGGCAGTGGAACCTGAGCTTACTAGTTTCAATATCTCTGCAAGGTCTCTTGAACAAAAGATTACAAAAAAATCCCGTGCCTTGGTATTGGTTCATCTTTTCGGGAGAAATGCCTATAGTGAAGAGATTAAGCAACTAATAGACAAGCATCAACTTAAGCTAATCGAGGACAATGCACAAGCAGTAGGCTGTATGTTTAAGGGAGTTAGAACCGGTGCATTGGGCCATGTTTCTGCCCATAGCTTTTACCCTGCAAAAAACTTGGGAGCCTTAGGGGATGCCGGAGCAGTTACAACCAACGAACAGGAATTAGCTAACATTATTCGGGCCTTGACCAATTATGGGGGTACTGAAAAACACAAATATGAATATATTGGCACCCATTCCAAGATGGATGAAATTCAAGCAGGTGTACTGAATGTAAAATTACCCCATTTGGACAAAAACAATTGCCGTAGAGATGAAATTGCTAGTATCTATCTTGATAGAATTGACTCATGTCACGTGACATTGCCCTTGAAATCTAAGCCGAGCCCTCTTCTTTCTCATACTTGGCATTTGTTTACTTTACTAGTATCAAACAGGGAGAGACTGATTCAATATCTATCTCAAAAAGGAATAGAAACTGCCATCCACTACCCTATTCCTCCACATCTTCAGCCTGCTTACAGAAAAATGAATTTTGGGAAATTGCCCCTAACAGAACGGATTCATCGAGAAATTTTAAGTATTCCTCTCCACCCCTCGTTGCGCGAAAATGAAGTCTCTACAATAATAGAATCAATAAACAAATGGGAAGGGAAATAACCAGAATACCATAGGAGTCATCAGCCTTGCTCTCAACAGCCTTTAATTCAAAAAAATCCTGATGCACTTGACTACAGCAGCATCAGGATTTGATTAATTTCATTTTATTTTGATAAGCTCTACCCAAAAAAGGTAAGAGACAATGTATTACGTATTGAAATCACTTCAAAATTCATCACAGCGATAAAATGCTAAAACTGGTTTTCCTTCGATTACAACACCCATTACACATCCCATCACCTAATCCGTTTTTCTTTGAATGCATAAATCAACTTAACTTTTTTGAAAATCTTTGAAGGCATTGATCAAACCATTGGTAGAAGAATCATGTGAAGCTATTTCCTCATCGGATTGCAGTTCCGGTAAAATTGATTTTGCCATTACCTTCCCTAACTCGACACCCCATTGATCGAAACTATAGATGTTCCATATTACACCCTGCACGAAAATTTTATGTTCATACATAGCTATTAAAGCACCTAAGGTAGATGGATTGATCTTCTTCACAAGGATTGAATTGGTAGGCCGGTTGCCTTCAAAAACCCGATGAGGCGCAATTTTATTGATGATTTCAGGAGACTTACTTTCCTTTTTCATCTCCTCTTTTACCTCCTCTAGTGATTTACCATTCATCAATGCTTCTGTTTGTGCAAAAAAGTTCGACATTAACTTAGCGTGATGGTCACTTACAGGATTGTGCGTTTGCGCAGGAGCGATAAAATCACAAGGTATCATTTGTGTACCTTGGTGGATCAATTGGTAGAAAGCATGCTGACCATTGGTGCCGGGCTCTCCCCAAATAACAGGCCCTGTGGAATAATTTACTTTTTTACCTTCTCGATCGATGTATTTACCATTGCTTTCCATATTACCCTGTTGGAAGTAAGCAGGAAAACGGTGCATGTATTGGTCATAAGGTAGAATCGTTTCAGAAGTAGCTCCCAAAAAGTTGGTATTCCAGATTCCTAGGAGTGCAAGCAAAACCGGTAAATTTTTATCAAATGATTCTGATCTAAAATGTTTATCCATATCATGCGCCCCTTCCAATAACTTCCTGAAATTATCGAAACCAACAGCGCAAGCAACAGTTAAACCTATGGCAGACCATAAGGAATACCTTCCTCCTACCCAATCCCAAAATTCAAACATGTTATTAAGGTCGATACCAAACTCTCTTACCGCATTACCATTTGTAGAAAGGGCTACAAAATGCTTGGCCACCTCTACTTCATTGCGAGCTTGATCCAAAAACCAAGACCTTGCAGTATGAGCGTTGGTCATGGTTTCCTGAGTTGTAAAGGTTTTAGATGCGATAAAAAACATCGTTGTCTCCGGATTTACTTGTTTAAGCACCTCAGTTATGTGGGAGCCATCCACATTGGAGACAAAATAGGTTTTAATATGAGGGTGTTGGTAAGGTTTAAGTGCTTCTGTGACCATAACTGGACCCAAGTCAGAACCACCAATACCAATATTAACAAGGGACTCTATAGGCTTTCCAGTATATCCCTTCCAAACGCCTTTTGACACTTTCTCCGAAAAAACCTTCATTTTTTCCAAGACTTCATTGACTTCCGGCATAACATCCTTTCCATCAACATAGACCGGATCATTGGATCTATTTCTCAATGCAGTATGTAATACTGCCCTACCTTCTGTAGCATTGATGGGCTTACCTGAAAACATATCGTCTATGGCTTCTTTCAAACTTGTCTGGTTTGCCAAAGCTAAAAGTGAAGAGAGTATACGCTCATCTATTCCATTTTTTGAATAGTCAAGCAAAATATCTTTAAAACGAACACTGTACTTTTTGAATCGATTCGGATCTTCTTTAAACAAAGATTTTATTTCAATAGGATTTTTAGCAGCTTCGGACAAATCTTTCCAGGCTGCAGTTGAGGTGGGGTTGGTATTTTTCATGGTATCATTAAATTCAATTATGAACCTTAAAGCTAAAAATAAAATTCAAGCAATTAAAAAAGTAATTCAGTGATTTATTGATTCAAATTGCTTTGGTAGGTTTCCAATTTAAATTTCATTCATTGATCTGAAGTGTATTTCGAAATTAAACTTCTCTAAATCAGAACAATTTTCTAACAAAATAGCATTATTACTCAAAAAATCAACTAAGTTCTTCCTTAATCTATTTTAATAAGTTAACTTAAAAAGAAAAGTCTTACAGAAGGCATGTTTAGTCTCTTATTAAACACAAAATCTTACTAGAAAAAGGAAATTAAAAACTTTAAAATCCATTAAATAATATTTAATAATTAATATTATAACGATAACTTTGTCTTTTCCTTGAAGGATCACAGAAGCCCTAAGAACCAACTAAAGGGAGATAAATATAACCAATAAATAGATTTAGAAAGGAATAATAGAACAATACTATTACCTCAGGGTTAATAAACAGGTAATGAGGATATAATGTGTATTGTTGTTTGGTGTCAGCAATTTATGAAGCAGATCATTATTGACATTAACTCACTATAATAATATACTCAGTAAAACACATTCCTCAAATCCGAATTTTCACAAAAAACTGTTTATTACTTGATGTGATGAATTAATTCTGTTTAAAACTTAAACAAACAATAACCTTTGGCTGCGTTTTTTAATTTAAAAATTATTTTTTCCATTGCTGCATTTCTGTCAGTGATGTTTGCAACGCATTCTTTATATGCTCAAACAGATACCATTCAATCACAAGTAGATGAGTTACAAGCATTAGAAAATCGAGAAAACTTTAGCCCCACGATCAATTTTATAGACCAATTGAATCGCTTAGGGGAGATTTATTACCACAGAAATCCGGACAGTCTTTATTTACTTGCTATGAAAAGCCTGAAAGCAAGTGAGCAGATATCCTACACTGCCGGCAAAGTGGATGCTTACAGAAACATTGGTGCTTATCACAACCTTAAAGGCGAATACACCCAAGCTTTAAGTTATTTTAAGGAAGGGTTAAGCTTGGCAGAAAAAGAAGAATACTGGTTAGGCTTAGCTAATATATACAATAGCATGGGGCTTAACGATTACGAAAGGGGAAATTATTCAGATGCAGTGACCCATTATTTACAGGCACTTAAAATTAAAGAAAAACACCTATCGAAACTTGAGCAAAGCAAAACCCTGAATAACTTGGGCTTGGTGTTTATGGATTTCGGAGATATTGAAAAAGCTTTGGCATATCATACTCGAGCGCTAAAGATCAGGGAAGCTTACAATGACCAGACAGGCATCGCTTCTTCCAGGATAAACATTGCTTTAATTTATAAGGAAAGAGGGGAATTGGAAGAGGCCATGTCACAATTTGAAGCTACACTTGAGTTAGGCTTAAAGATGAATAATAGGCAACTAATTTCTGTGAGTTATTTTAATATTGGTGAACTTTTTCTCCTCCGTGGAGCAAACGAAAACGCATATAGAAACTTTGAAAAAGCCTATTTTGTAGACAAAGAAAGGGAGGACCTGGTCGGGATTGGTTTTGATTTACTAGGTATGGGTGAAGCGCAGCTAAACATGAACCAGCTTCATAAGGCCAAGCAAAACATTCAAGAAAGTCTTGAAATCTTTGTGGAAAGTGACATCAAAAGCAATATCGACAAAAGTCACTTATTGTTGAGTAAGGTATTTGAAAAAATGAATGACAATGCACAAGCCCTACATCATTTCAAATTGCATAAATTGTATCAAGACAGCATTGTCAATTTGGAGACCAATAAACAAATTCAAGAAATCAGCGCCAAATATGAATTTGACAAGAAGGAAACGGAGCTTTTACAACAACAGAAAGAGAAAGATCTCTTGAATGAAAAAAGGATTGCCCAAAATATTCGCAACGGAGTATCAATTATTTTAATCATCCTTTTGATCGCATTTATTCTTGCCATCCGATCCATAAAAGTACAAACAAAGGCCAAGGCACTGGTCACCAAACAAAGAAATGAATATGAAAAACTAAATAAAAGATTACTGCTTCAAAAGAAAGAAAATGAAAAAATAACTAAGCAATTGTTTCAGGTAAATGAAACGAAAGATAAAATTTTCAGTATAGTTGGCCATGACCTTAAAAGTCCCGTCACCAGTTTAAAAGGGCTGATGCAATATGTGGTAGATGAAAATTTAGATCGAAAAGAATTTCTATTGGTTTCCAAGCAATTGCGTAATGAAGTTGAACAAGTTCATTTTACGCTTGTTAACTTATTAAATTGGGCTAAAGGTCAAATGAGAGGAATCGTTACAGATCCTACAACCATATCCATGCATCAACTGGTGGAACAAAACATAAGCTTAAACGAACCGATTTCAAAAAATAAGAATATTGAAATAGTAGACGAATTGGAAGAAAATACAATTTGTTATGCTGACAAAGATCAAATAAGTTTGGCTTTAAGAAATGTATTAAACAATGCCATAAAATTCACCCCTAAAGGAGGTAAAATAATTATTTCCAGTAAAAAAGCTGCTAGGCAAGGTTATTGGGAGATTTCAATACAGGACAATGGTATAGGAATGTCTGATGAAATTTTAAAAAATTTATTTTCTAAGGAACTGGGAGGTAAACAACAATATGGTACGGAAGGTGAGAAAGGAACAGGCTTAGGCTTACAATTAACGAAAGATTTTATTGTAAAAAATGGGGGCGAAATTAAGGTCAGCAGTAAGCCCAATAATGGAACCACTTTTACTTTCACTATTCCTTCCGCCTATGTTTGAAGAATGGAAATATTGCACCCTTTAGTTGATAAATCAAAATTTAATGCTTTAATTAACCATTAATTTATACTAAGGATCAATAAAATCAATCTGGGAAATTATTTCACTTATATTAAGAAAGTGAAGTAAATAATAAAAAGACGTTTCCATTATATTTTCCAAATGAAAAATCAAAAGTGGCTATCATTTCCAAATCAGTTTAACGTTTTTTTTAATAAAATTGTATCAAAAAGATTTTCCTTTTAGCCTTATGCGTACCAATTTAAAATTTTAGCAAATATTTAATATTAATGTAAACATGACACGAAAAACATTTTTAGCTTTCAAGACAAAAATAGCCATTGCATTAATTCTCGTATTGTTTCTCATATTTGCTAAAAGTCTGGTCGATAAAAGCAACGTAGATGAATTGGAAGCTTCTTTTGTAACTGTATATGAAGACCGTTTGGTTGTTCAAGATTATATTTTCAACAT of the Cyclobacterium marinum DSM 745 genome contains:
- a CDS encoding ATP-binding protein, yielding MAAFFNLKIIFSIAAFLSVMFATHSLYAQTDTIQSQVDELQALENRENFSPTINFIDQLNRLGEIYYHRNPDSLYLLAMKSLKASEQISYTAGKVDAYRNIGAYHNLKGEYTQALSYFKEGLSLAEKEEYWLGLANIYNSMGLNDYERGNYSDAVTHYLQALKIKEKHLSKLEQSKTLNNLGLVFMDFGDIEKALAYHTRALKIREAYNDQTGIASSRINIALIYKERGELEEAMSQFEATLELGLKMNNRQLISVSYFNIGELFLLRGANENAYRNFEKAYFVDKEREDLVGIGFDLLGMGEAQLNMNQLHKAKQNIQESLEIFVESDIKSNIDKSHLLLSKVFEKMNDNAQALHHFKLHKLYQDSIVNLETNKQIQEISAKYEFDKKETELLQQQKEKDLLNEKRIAQNIRNGVSIILIILLIAFILAIRSIKVQTKAKALVTKQRNEYEKLNKRLLLQKKENEKITKQLFQVNETKDKIFSIVGHDLKSPVTSLKGLMQYVVDENLDRKEFLLVSKQLRNEVEQVHFTLVNLLNWAKGQMRGIVTDPTTISMHQLVEQNISLNEPISKNKNIEIVDELEENTICYADKDQISLALRNVLNNAIKFTPKGGKIIISSKKAARQGYWEISIQDNGIGMSDEILKNLFSKELGGKQQYGTEGEKGTGLGLQLTKDFIVKNGGEIKVSSKPNNGTTFTFTIPSAYV